GGAAGGAAAGGACATGCACGGCCCGTTTGATAGTGTTTCAAGCCTGATGGATGCACTAAATAATGCTTAAGCCTTCATTCACTGGACAGTTCAAGAAAGACTACAGAAAGGCAGTAAAAAGAGGTTGTGACCCTAAAAAGTTGGAAGAGGTAATTACTTTTCTCTGTAATGAACAACCACTACCACCATCATTTCATGATCATCCTCTCATCAACTCAAAGGACAATATGGGGATGAGAGAATGTCATATCCAACCGGATTGGTTGCTTGTATATAAGATAGTACAAGATACACTTATCCTAAAACTGATAAGGACTGGAACACATAGTGATTTATTTTAATTTTGTTCATAAAGCATTGGGTCTATGTAGCAACTCTTTTCAATAACTTATGGTGTGCTTTTACTAATAATGGTAAATCTTTTTTGATTAAGATAATACAATAGCACA
This sequence is a window from uncultured Sphaerochaeta sp.. Protein-coding genes within it:
- a CDS encoding type II toxin-antitoxin system YafQ family toxin translates to MLKPSFTGQFKKDYRKAVKRGCDPKKLEEVITFLCNEQPLPPSFHDHPLINSKDNMGMRECHIQPDWLLVYKIVQDTLILKLIRTGTHSDLF